Genomic segment of Kibdelosporangium phytohabitans:
GCGCCACCAGCCGGTTGCGGGCTCCGGCTCCTTCGGCTCGATGGGCACGATCTGCAGTGGCGGCGGCGGGACCGGGGGCAGGGGCGGAGATGGCGGCTCGGCGAGCAGTTCGGCAGGCCACAGCTGGCTGTCGGCCTGCTGGATGGCCTCGAAGTCCTCCGGGGTGACCCGTTGCAGCAGGCCGGGAAGCGGCGCCAGCCGGAGCATCTCGGCACTGCACACCGGGCAGGTGTCCAGGTGCCGTTCGAACGCGGGCCGGTCGGCCGGGTCGAGCGCGCCCAGCAAGTAGGCGCCGAGCGAGACAGTCTGGCGGCAGGTCACGGCTCGGTCACCCCCCGCTCCTCCAACGCGTCGCGCAGCGCCCGCAGCGCGTAGAACGACCGCGATTTCACTGTGCCCGGCGGGATGCCGAGCACGGATGCCGCCTCCGCCACCGTGCGCCTCCGGAAGAACAGCTCGCCGATCACCGCGCGGTGCTCCTTGCTCAGCGCGCGCATCGCCTCGGCGATCTGCCAGCTCTGCAGTACCCGGTCGAAGTCGCCATCGGTGTGCGGGAGGTCCTGCGGGGGCATCGGCACCTCGGTGACCCGCGCACCCTGCCGACGGTAACCGGAGACGATCAGGTTACGGGTCACCGTGTACAGCCACGGCCCCGCCTGGTCGACACTCAACGTGTCGGCGTTGCGCCAAGCGCGCAACAACGTCTCCTGCACCACGTCTTCCGCCCGCTGCAGATCGCCGCCGACCGATCGCAGCGCATAGGCCAGCAACGGGCGGCGGTACTTCTCGTAGAGCTCGCGGAGGAGTTCCTCGCGCTGCTCAGGGGTGCTCCCCACGGTTCCTTATTACGCCGTTCACTGCGGAGTGGTTCAAGCCGGTCGGGTGAACCTTCGTCAAGTGTCGTACATCGCGGGACCTCCCGTCACCGCTCCACGAATCCGGTGAGCTCGCCACGCGGCTGCGACCACCGCTCCACGACCGTGTCCACACGACCGGGTGAACTTCCCCCACGGAGCAGTGCGAGCAGGCGCTCGCATTCTGCGCGGGGCCCTTCGGCGACCACTTCCACCCGGCCGTCGGAAAGGTTGCGGGCACCGCCGACCAAACCGAGTTCGAGCGCGCGGGCCCGTGTCCACCAGCGGAAACCCACTCCTTGTACGTGTCCGTGCACCCATGCGGTCAGACGGCTCGCAGGCTGGTCGGCGGTTGTCGGCATGCCCCGAATGATCGCAGCCGCATCGAATGGGTGTCGTTCGGTAGTGGTACGTTTCCGGGCCGTGTCCTCCTGATCGTCCGGTCGGCCGGTTGGGAAAGAACCCCCGAGAGTGTGCTTGCGAGGAGGAGCCCCCCGCATGGCCGAAACACCCGACCGGACCGAGGTCCAGCCACCGGCTGAGACGACGGTGCCCGGCGTGAAACGTTCCTACGCGTTACTCGCGGCTGCCGGAGTCGGCGTCGCGACCGCGTGTGCGGCGCTGGCCAGCTTCGCCGTCGCGGGCGGCGGAGAGGCGCAACCGGGAACCCAGCAGCCCAACGTCACGCAGGTGAACGCGCCGCGCAGTGCGACGCAGCCGTCCGGGACGTCCAGCGAGACCTCCAGCCCGGAGAGCCCCACCACGGAGGCCTCCAGCACCGCGACACCGGGCAACGTGCCGTCTGGCGGGACCACGCCGTCGAACAAGCCGCAGCACTCGAACCAGCCGAATCAGCCTGGTCAGCCCAACCAGCCGACGCCGAACCAGCCGACGACCAACCCTGGTGGTGGCGGTGGCGGTGGCGTGACGCCGACCCAGCCGACGCAACCGACGACGCCGAACCCGCCGACGACCACGAGTGTCTCGATTCCGCCGTCGTCGCCCCCCTCTGAGCCGCCGCCGACCAGCACGAGCTGAGATCTGCGGAACATTCGGTAACGCGCTGAGCTGGATCTCCGACAACTACGTCCCTCGGACGGGTGTGAAGATCGTCCGTTAGTGGTACGTTGCGCGACCGTGAGTGAAACGCGACCCCGACGCGCCACGATCATGGTAGGGCTCAGCGCGCTTGTCGCCGGTGCGGCGATAGCTGGTGTGGCCACCATTCTGAGCGCGCCGAGCGGGACTCCGATCGAGGTTCCCGTTGCGGCGGCTTATGACGGCGCTGGCAAGAAAGCCAGACAGACGGACTTACCCGGGTCCGCCGACGCGGCCGCGTTGGCGGCGCCCGGCGCACCGCCGGGTTCCGGCACGACAAGTCCGACCACCTCGTCGAGTGCCGCGACCAGTTCCACGGCCCCGGCACCGTCCAGCAGCGCGACGACGTCGAGCAGTTCGCAAGCACCGCCGCCCAGCCCCACCTCCCCGACGAAGCCGCAGGACCCCGCTCCCCCGCCGCCACCGCAGCAGCCGAGCCCCGGCATGGCAGGCGAAGTCGTCGACCTGGTCAACCAGAAGCGTGCGGGCCGATGCGCCCCGCTCAGTGTGGACGACCGCCTCACCACCTCGGCCCAGAAGCACAGCTCCGACATGGCCGCCCGCAATTACTTCTCCCACACCACGCCCGAAGGTGTGACGTTCGACCAGCGCATCAAGGCGGCGGGCTACCCCCGCCCCGGTGCCGAGAACATCGCCAAAGGCCAGCGCACCGCCGCGCAGGTCATGGACAGCTGGATGAAGTCGGACGGTCACCGCGCGAACATCCTCAACTGTTCGTACAAGAAGATCGGTGTCGGCATCGACACCAACGGCTTCTACTGGACCCAGAATTTCGGTTTCTGAAAGAGATTGTCAGTGCCAGAACGACTGATTGCCGAAAAGGACCAGTTTCCTGCCGGAATCTCACCGGCCGCGTTCCGGCGCACGACAAAGCCGCCGGGACAACGGTCCCGGCGGTTTGCCTGAATGATCATTCCCTGGTGCTGAATCCCCAGGCCTCCAACGCGGTCGCGACGAACTCGCCGCCCATGTCGTTGGCCTGATCAGCTCGGCCGCGTCTGCGGCCCGGTGGATCCTGCTGGTCCTCGTCGTCGGCTACGGCCTCGATCACCTGGTGGTTCTCCGCGGCCGGATGACGCCAGCCCTGGCCACACCCACTGGGACAGGGGTGCTCCATTTCGCGCAGCACCCCGTCGGGGCAGGGCTGCTGCCACCGCAGCACTCCCGCGCCCGCACACATCGGGCACTCACTTGGGTACCTGGCCGACACCGCCACAGGCTCGACAATAGTCCTTGCGATTGGGCGCCATTCCCGACCCGAGACAGACTGGGCACTCATTCACACTGCTCACCTTCTTCGTCGTCGCTGGCGAACAGGCCCTCCACATATGAAAGAATCTCGGAATGGCCTGGTCCATAGCAACAAAAACCGCCCGATCGTGTGATCACCCGTGACCGAGCCGTTATGGTCGCCGCTGTTTCGGCCCAGAGGAACGGCGATGAGTTCCGGACGCCGCACCGGTCTACCCCTCGGCAGGACACGAGACACAGGAGACACGGACATGAACACGGCACGTTCGGCAGACGGCACCCGGATCGCCCACGACCACGCGGGCAGCGGTCCGTCCGTGGTCCTGATCGACGCGGCAGGCGGCTACCGGGACTTCAACTCGCTGCGGCCGTTGGCCGACCAACTGGCCGACAAGGGCTTCACGACGTACACCTACGACCGCCGCGGCCGAGGCCTGAGCACGGACACCGCGCCGTACTCGGTCGAGCGGGAAATCGAGGACCTGGCGGCGGTGATCGACGTG
This window contains:
- a CDS encoding sigma-70 family RNA polymerase sigma factor; the protein is MGSTPEQREELLRELYEKYRRPLLAYALRSVGGDLQRAEDVVQETLLRAWRNADTLSVDQAGPWLYTVTRNLIVSGYRRQGARVTEVPMPPQDLPHTDGDFDRVLQSWQIAEAMRALSKEHRAVIGELFFRRRTVAEAASVLGIPPGTVKSRSFYALRALRDALEERGVTEP
- a CDS encoding acylphosphatase, coding for MPTTADQPASRLTAWVHGHVQGVGFRWWTRARALELGLVGGARNLSDGRVEVVAEGPRAECERLLALLRGGSSPGRVDTVVERWSQPRGELTGFVER
- a CDS encoding CAP domain-containing protein, producing MSETRPRRATIMVGLSALVAGAAIAGVATILSAPSGTPIEVPVAAAYDGAGKKARQTDLPGSADAAALAAPGAPPGSGTTSPTTSSSAATSSTAPAPSSSATTSSSSQAPPPSPTSPTKPQDPAPPPPPQQPSPGMAGEVVDLVNQKRAGRCAPLSVDDRLTTSAQKHSSDMAARNYFSHTTPEGVTFDQRIKAAGYPRPGAENIAKGQRTAAQVMDSWMKSDGHRANILNCSYKKIGVGIDTNGFYWTQNFGF